A window of Magallana gigas chromosome 8, xbMagGiga1.1, whole genome shotgun sequence genomic DNA:
TCACGTGTATTCAGTACGAGACATTTATTGACCGACGAGAAAGGTGTTCGCTGCGGTTATCCGCAAAATTAACTTCAATCCTTTCTATAGCGAAATGCATGTCAAATCTTCTAAATGACATTGCATATATCCGCTGAGTATCTATAATTCTTATAACTCCGTATTTCATAAAGGCCATGTTTTTATGCAGCCATGCAGCAATAGGGGAGTCTTATTTAGGACATCAGAATCCAGGATCATGAAGATAGCTTGTCATAAATCAGAATTTGTGCACAGTTTCCAGGTCACATATTtttcatgcaaacaaatttcagagTTTTATTAAGGAATAATTTAATATCTTGTTCAACCGTTTTAGTCTATGgttgatagttttttttagcGAATGACTGAATTTTTGACTTAAGTCTTATAACATGTCATGATCCTGTGCCGTGGTTGTTACGGGACTAAATAAATAACTAACTGCTTGACATATTAAAAAACGTTGGTATATTGTATGCTAGCTCTTccatttattttacatactaATGAAttattacaatataatattccacgcagttttttttttacaagtaaagAACAAAATGCTTTCGTATTAATACAAAGCTCGCAATGATTGCAGAGATATCTCAAAATTAATGCATATTGCTTTaaacagaataaaaaatatattaagatatatattaagaaaaatttaaaaatctagaAACTAAAAGTCAAGAAATTAATCGCTGACAGCATAATATTATCTCTATTTCGTCAAATTTTTAAGTAAAACTAAGTGCATGTAAAAGACAATGTTCATGTCTATATTCTTTCAAATGAGGCGAAGATTTATTTGCGTTCAGACACAATGAAACTGGTCCATAGTTAAATGTTGGTTCACAGTATTGCAAAAACAtatttatgtgaaaaaaatatcaagcttCTTGCAATTTTTATTGCAACATCGTGAAAATACACGtacaaatcttatttttataGAAATCGAATACTAGTAATCGTTATTCAAATAAGGATAAAACACACAGGGACTAAGATTCGTGTGGCAtcaaatgtacataaatatcTCATAACACCACACACCGGATTGGCCATTTGATTTGGATTTGTGGTATTTTTATTGGTTGGCGACCAATTGCAAGCGTGTCGACAGCAAGTTTTTGTGTCTTCAAATTCTTTCACATTCCATATCGATAGCGTTGATGAATAAGCGTTCCTGCTTTATgctttatattttaacaaaacattaatattttgacTAATAAATGTCATTTCTAAGTTTTTTCTctctactgtggtttcatcaatattcgttgaataccaattttcgtggatttcgttgtttatgttgatccacgaaattaaatgttcattgaagtgcaatttttattaacattttgtattgatagggtcattggccacgaatgtACGAATctttgaaactgtgattttcactttaaccacaaaaattgatgcccttgaatattaatgaaaccacagtatttttAGAGTCCACAATAATCTTACCTGATCAAAGTGACTTTTCAAAACAGATTAATGTcatgaagattttaaaacttatGTTACGTAAGTCGTTATGTAATTTTTCGGTTGCATGTGCATaacttataaatacattttgttgcgCAATGTGcagcttttatttttatattgtagATTCTGAAAAAGGATATTTCTAACTGGTTCAAAATCTATGAAATACggaaagtgtttttttctttcttcaatgAGTCTTTTTATACGTGTAAAATTGTGAATTACGTATCATTGAATATGTGaattaaatatttctgttttggtGTACGAATCAGAAGAAAAAATGagtgaatttaattattttatgattaaattgattaaaCGCAAAATGAAAGttgcaatttataaataataagttGGAAACTAAAGAGGAGAAACCTACTGCATTCGTTGAACAGCGGTTAATGAGCAATTTAGGTATAGACAGGTGGAATGCAAATCTGCATAAACATAGTCCAATAACCGCAATCGTAGAGGAAGATGGTTGATAAATccaaaaaaagggaaaatcaTGTCTGAACGACTTCGGAAAATGTGGTTGTAATGTGCTAGCCAATGCAAAACTAAAATGATCTATACCCATTGTAGTATCTGCCCCTTGGAAACGAAAAAGGGTCTGAAGAAAATCTTCATTATGACCCTGTAAGTGTTTTCTCTATCACATGACACCTAAATATATCGAACCATGCACCTTAGACGGGTTCATAAAAGTCACTTTGGCAcgggcataattatccggcacagtgttcgATGAATATTGATATACTGATATGCATATTAATTAACatcatattgataaaataacatttctttACTATATTCAAAATAACGATTGACTTAGCATGTGTGCAAAAAAGTAGCTTTTGTTgctagaagaagaaaaatattacatttgtaAATCAAATTTCATGGAACAACTAACCTCACATACTTGTCTGTTTCTATCACTGAAGATAAAGATATGTTTACATACAATTTATCGGATGCGCAAAGTATGTAGGCGTATTATAAATCATTCCAGCAACATGCAAGACAAATCGGATTGACATGATCCAATTTATCAGATACAAATATACAAGCAAAATATTATAGGACCCTCCTCAAACACTGTGCATTCATTTATTACACACGAACAATCTACAAACCGTGAAATGTAATATGGTCCAATAGTGTCCAAATATACATGCGATACCAGCGGCATTAACATAAGTAATACATGATTGTAACGTGGATGAGCCAGGCGTTCTCCAAATAACAGTTAAGACAACTTCaggtttataaatttattaacaaaagaacaaatgaaatatatttataataacacTTTCACACCCATACTCGCTCACACCCCATACTCATTCAATTTGCAGTAATTAATAACCCTACTTTAAcaaacttatataaaaaaaaaatactatctatgaatataaaaaaaaccttttttgacAGACAGACGAACCGGTATATAATAGTTTTCTTTAAGTTCTAAACATGGTTGCCACTCCAAAACTTATTTTCAACTGTTCACATATCAATCACTTAATATCTATCATATCATTCGTGTTCCAAGTCACGCGATCACTTATCTCGATCGGATATctgcttttatttcaaatcatcgCCGATGTCACGGAGTAGACTTCACTTCTCTCCAGTATCCCCGCCGTGGAATCCTTCAGGGCTGTGGTCCTGGAACTTAGGAACCGTGGTGGTGTTGAACATCGGGGTGGTTATCCCAACTGGACCTTCACTGATGTATGACCAAGTCAAAACGCtacaatttattacagttataaGTATATGTAGGCAACCTGAGTGTGGCAAGATATGAtgatacttgaataaaataatcatatgaTAAGTGTCTGTCactaatatgtaaacaaagttatgTTTCATAGcaacatgtaaataataacaaaataaatatcgCGCACACTTCCGGTCGCGCACACTTCCGGTCAATAAGTTCCGGAGAATCACTTCCGCCCAAGACATTTAAATAAATCAGCAAGTTTTAtctaatacaaaaaaatacGCATAGAATAACGTTCAAAGCTATACAATTCTATTACAAGGCTTTATCGATAGTATAAAACTGGTATTTAAACTTCCACGCAAAAGATACGCTCGACTGCTCACACAGGTAAGTTTAACAGGTGAACGCTGGCCAAGGTTATATTTAGTTCAATAAACAAGAATTACTAGTCGAATACACAAAAATACTGAATAAAACTGATAACATATACTTACCACGGTCTGCTATCCGTGCCCACTTATAACATGGTTCATGCACAATGCATGCTGCAATATCGCTCAGTACAGCAAACAAGAGCTGCCCTCAAAATCGTGTCTCGTTACACGGCAGCCAACCCGGGAATGACCAGGTGTCAGCGGTTCTACCTGACTGCGCATTTGCAAAGACTTATGGGTAACCCGACTTACAAAATCAAAGGGCCACGAAGCTAGCCTGGTGCTAGTATACAAGTGATTGTTACACACCTCCCCCCTTTTGAAGAAAATTGTCTACAATTTTCTCAATATAGTACAATCACTTGAGATCGGTAGTATcctaacaacaacaaaaattctgAACATATTTACAAATAGACCGGTATACATACCTTATCTTGTCTACTGGATTTCATCACTGGCGGCTCAAGTAGTCTGCCCCAACGTTTTCGCTCCCTTTTATCGCCACTATTCGAAAACGATACTGCTGAAGTTGAAGCGCCCATCTCATCAATCGAGAGTTCTCCGTTTTTGACTTGTTCAAGTAGGTTAGGGGTTGATGATCTGTTTCAAGGATAAATTCTTGCCCATACAAGTACTGGTGAAACTTTTGTATGCCCCAAACCACAGCTAAACATTCTTTCTCTATTACAGCGTAAGACTTCTCACTGTTCTTAAGTTTCCGACTAGCATACGCTACCGGTAATTTTTCCTCATTCTCAGTTTGCAGTAACACCGCGCCAATCCCATCTTCTGAGGCATCGGTGCGCAAAATGAATTTCTCCGTAAAATCTGGTAATTTGAGGATTGGTCTCGCACACAATAGTTGCTTAAGCGTGTCAAATGCCAGCTGTGCACTATCACTCCACTTCACTTTATTAGGCTGTCCTTTCTTGGTAAGATCTGACAATGGAATTGCTATGGCAGAAAAGTTCGGTATGAACTTTCTGTAAAATCCAGCTAATCCCAAGAATGAACGGACTTGCTTCTTTGTTTGGGGAATTGGTGAATTTTTGAGAGACTCGATTTTCTCCACTTCAGGTTGTAATCGCTGTTGACCAATGACGTGTCCAAGGCAATCCAGTTCTGGGTAAGCAATAAAACATTTGGATGGTCTAGCTGTTAGTCCTGCTCTCCGTAGACGAGCAAACAGTTCACGTAGTACATCAAGATGTTGTTCCCAAGTGTCGGTGAACACCATAATATCATCAATGAAGTTGTCTACGTCATCCATGTCTTGAAGTAGCTTTCTCATAAGTCTGCTGAATGTTGCTGGGGCATTTACTAACCCAAACGGCATGGTTGTAAACTGGAATAAACCGACTGGTGTTGTGAATGCCGTGAGCTGTTTACTTTGTCTCTCCATTGGCACCTGCCAGTATCCTTTGCTAAGATCAATTTTCGACACGTATTTCTTCCCTGACATCTTTGCAAATATACTTTCGGGATTCGGCATCGGTTCTGAGTCAAAGACAGTTATGCTGTTGAGTTTCCTAAAATCCACACAAAATCTGTTCGTGCCATCTTTTTTTCTAGCTATGACTACTGGTGCGCAATAAGGTGAAGATGATGGCTCTATGACCTTCAACTGGAGCATTTTTTCCACTTCCTCTTTTATTGTCTTTTCTGTATGGAACGGTAAAGGGTACTGCTTTACTCTAACTGGCTCAGTTGTTGTCACGTCAATCTTGTGTTCCACCAAATTTGTTGCTCCGGGTAGATCTGTCAGAACATCACTGAATGATTCACACAGAGTCTTTACTGTTTCAAGCTGAACTTGAGTAATCTGCTCTGAGATCTTGATGTCGTTGTAGGTTTCTGTCTGAAATGCAGGAGGTAACACAATGGACTCTTGATTTTCATCGGTGTCTTCATCGTCACAGTCAATAACAGATACAGCACATGCAGTTAAGACGCCACGACACTCATCATCTCTCTCAACATATTTCTTCAGTAAGTTTGCATGGAGAGTCTTCAGTTTACCGTCAACGTTAACTTTGTAGTCCATATCTCCCAACTTCTCAACGATATCATATGGTCCTTTCCACTGCATCAATAGCTTGTTTGACTTAGTTGGCAAAAGGATCAGAACTTTGTCACCAACTTTCATCTGTCTGACCTTTGTCTTTCTGTTGTAATAGTGTCTCTGTTTCTTTTGTGCTTTTTCTAACTGTTCATGTGCAATCTTGCATGTTTCTTCTAACTTTTCTCGGAGGTCAATCACATACTGGTATGTTGATTTCACATCTTCATCAGGTATTTCTTTTGTCCATAATTCCTTCAGAATTTTCATGGGACCACGCACTGAATGTCCATATAGAAGTTCAAAGGGTGAGAAACCCAAGCTTTCTTGCGGTACCTCTCTATATGCGAACAGTAAAGCGTTCAGATATTTGTCCCAGTCTTTGGGTCTTTCGGCGCACATCCTTTTAAGCATTAGTTTAAGAGTGCCGTTGAATTTTTCCACCAGACCATTACACATAGGGTGGTAGGGAGTTGTCGTGATTCGTTTCAATGACAGTAGCCTGCTGACTTCTTTCATTACATCTGATGTAAACTGTGTTCCCTGGTCTGTTAAGATTTCTCTAGGTACTCCAACACGACTGAATACGTCAACTAAAGCTTCTGCTACTCGTTCAGTCTCTATGCCAGACAATGCAACTGCTTCAGGATAGCGTGTTGCAAAGTCGATAATCGTCAAGATGTACTTATTGCCTTTTGTCGTTCTTGGTTCTAGCGGTCCCACAATATCTGCGGCAACTCGGTGAAATGGTTCTGAAATTAGAGGCATACGACCTAGTGGAACAGGAGGAATTTTGCCTTTTGGGGTTGTTCGTTGACAGATATCACAGGAACTGATGAATCGTCGAATATCCGCTTGAACTCCAGGCCAATAAAACTCTGATGTAACTCTGTCGATAGTTTTCTTCACCCCTAGATGTCCAGCCATCAGTGTTTCGTGCGCAAGTTTCATTACAAAGTGTCGGTATTTCTTCGGTACGATCAACTGATGAAACAATTTTCCATTCGAAACTTTTAGACTGCTAAACTCTCTGTATAACAAGTTGTTCCGCTCATATATTTTGGTTGATCCTCCATCACTATATGTTTTCACTGGCTGTTTTTTGGCTAGAGTTCTGAATTTATCCAGAGTTGTGTCTGTTTGTTGTTCTTTAAGAAATTCCTCTGGAGATACATCTGCCAATGCACTTGGAACTCGCAAAGGTTTATAAGACTGGCTCTGTTTCTTCGACTGGCTACGAGTTTGCACTGCTGTAGTCGATCCGTTAGCCAATATCCACGATGTGTCTGGGTCATCTGCTCTTCTGACGCCCTCGATATTGCCCAAAATCAAATCATACGATGGGTTTTCGAAACACCAAGCGACAACAGTTCCGGAGTAGTACGGTGAATCCACTTCTACTTCTGCCACATCAGCATCGACCACACTACCATCTGCCAAAACACACTTCTGAATTTGGCCTGTCATCTGTTCTGGTTTCACAAGGTTTTTCCTTATCACTACTCCACCACAACCAGTGTCTCTGAGTACGTTCACAATTTTGTCACCAACACAACCCTTGACTATCGGCATAACAGTCTCTGGGATTATCTTACAGTCATTGACGTGTGACATTTGCTTCTGTGCTTCAACAACTGATGATCCTTGACGATTCCTTCCCTGCCACTGATTTCCATAGTTTCTATCGCGATCACGAAAGGAAGGTGAATATCTCATAGGACTTGGAACTCTGTTCCTGTTGTTATAATGGTTTGAGTTACGATTGTCATCACAAAAACGAACTTGTTTCGATTCATCTTTTCCCTTGTGAATATTACTTGATTGTCTGTTTGGTGTGTAGGTTCCGGATGTACATTCGACAGCTTTATGTCCGTATCTACCACACACATAGCATTGTCCCCTTTGACTCCCTGGTGTCCCTTGACTTCTAGATTGTTGCTGACAATTAAACTGCGGCTTTCTGTCGAATCCCACAGGTTTCTGGGTTACGAACGAAGACGTTGTTGCCCTTGCTTCTGCGAATTGATCTGCATAACGTGCCATTTCTTGAACAGTTGCGGGAATCCTTTCCTTAAGAAATAATGAAAGTTCCTTTGAACAACACAGAATGAACTGCTCTCGGAGAAACAGATCCTTTAATCCATCAAATGTTTTCTCAATTTTAGAGAGTTCGATCCACCGACCAAGGTAATTGTCAATCCGTGATGAAAATTGGGAAAATGTTTCGCTTCCATCTGGTTTGGATGTTCTGAATTTCTTTCTGAATCCATCTTCAGTCATTTCAAAACGTTTGTACAAAGCTTCTTTGAGTTCCTCATAATTGAGTGCACTCGCAGGTGGAAGTCTTGCGAACACATCTAACGCTTTTCCTGTTAGGAGAGCACTAAGGTGAGATCCCCAGTTACCGACGTTCCAGTTCTGAGCTCTTGCATATCTTTCAAAACGTTGGATGTAAGCGTCAATATTGTCTTTAGATTCATCAAATGCTGGAAGTTTCGGGCCTTTCACAGGTTGATGATTTTCTGTCACATGTGTAGATTCCAACGCAACTCTGTGAGATCGTTCTGACGCAAGTGCTTGGAATTGATGGTCCACTTCGATTTCCTGCATTTTACGTTTATGCTCGGACACAGCATGAAGTTCTCTTTTCTCTTCTAGTTCTAACTGATGTTGTCGTTCTTCACGCTCTCTTTCACTGCGCTCTTTTTCTAATTGTAACTGGAATTCACGATCCTTTTCAGCTTCTCTTTCAGATCGTTCTTTTTCTCTGTCATCACGCATTCTAGCTTGCTCCTCGCGGACGAATGTCTTCAAGTCTTCATCTTTCAGTCCCATCTGAGCACCCAAGTCGAGGAGATCCTTCATTTCTGCTATAGTAGACATGGCGGTAAGTACTGTAATGAACCTGTATACCTGAATATCTACAGCTCTCTTTGTCTATATACTTTCACTTTTATCTTTAATCTAAGAAACCCACCTTTAACTAATTTATGGGTGTACCATACTTTTACTCACCTCCAAAGATAATATCAGCAACAACTTGTGACTATTGACTGAACCTAACAATTCAATGAAATTACAAGTGATATTTAGAATTGGCAAACCTTCACCCTTGAAGCAATCTTAAATGATTTGGAGAAGAACTGATCGtcatcccaccgctgccaccaattGTAACGTGGATGAGCCAGGCGTTCTCCAAATAACAGTTAAGACAACTTCaggtttataaatttattaacaaaagaacaaatgaaatatatttacaataacactTTCACACCCATACTCGCTCACACCCCATACTCATTCAATTTGCAGTAATTAATAACCCTACTTTAAcaaacttatataaaaaaaaaatactatctatgaatataaaaaaaaccttttttgacAGACAGACGAACCGGTATATAATAGTTTTCTTTAAGTTCTAAACATGGTTGCCACTCCAAAACTTATTTTCAACTGTTCACATATCAATCACTTAATATCTATCATATCATTCGTGTTCCAAGTCACGCGATCACTTATCTCGATCGGATATctgcttttatttcaaatcatcgCCGATGTCACGGAGTAGACTTCACTTCTCTCCAGTATCCCCGCCGTGGAATCCTTCAGGGCTGTGGTCCTGGAACTTAGGAACCGTGGTGGTGTTGAACATCGGGGTGGTTATCCCAACTGGACCTTCACTGATGTATGACCAAGTCAAAACGCtacaatttattacagttataaGTATATGTAGGCAACCTGAGTGTGGCAAGATATGAtgatacttgaataaaataatcatatgaTAAGTGTCTGTCactaatatgtaaacaaagttatgTTTCATAGcaacatgtaaataataacaaaataaatatcgCGCACACTTCCGGTCGCGCACACTTCCGGTCAATAAGTTCCGGAGAATCACTTCCGCCCAAGACATTTAAATAAATCAGCAAGTTTTAtctaatacaaaaaaatacGCATAGAATAACGTTCAAAGCTATACAATTCTATTACAAGGCTTTATCGATAGTATAAAACTGGTATTTAAACTTCCACGCAAAAGATACGCTCGACTGCTCACACAGGTAAGTTTAACAGGTGAACGCTGGCCAAGGTTATATTTAGTTCAATAAACAAGAATTACTAGTCGAATACACAAAAATACTGAATAAAACTGATAACATATACTTACCACGGTCTGCTATCCGTGCCCACTTATAACATGGTTCATGCACAATGCATGCTGCAATATCGCTCAGTACAGCAAACAAGAGCTGCCCTCAAAATCGTGTCTCGTTACACGGCAGCCAACCCGGGAATGACCAGGTGTCAGCGGTTCTACCTGACTGCGCATTTGCAAAGACTTATGGGTAACCCGACTTACAAAATCAAAGGGCCACGAAGCTAGCCTGGTGCTAGTATACAAGTGATTGTTACAATGATGATATAGACCAATGATTTATACATAACTGTCTGCACAAAGATATAACGCAAGTTGTTCACTATcatcttttatgaataaatttgggCGGTTTCCtcatttggtaaaataaaaacttcCATGTGACAGCTGCCCCTTACAGACCAAGGCTCGCGCACAAGACGACGTTTGTATTACCATCAATGACCGGGGC
This region includes:
- the LOC136270661 gene encoding uncharacterized protein, with the translated sequence MSTIAEMKDLLDLGAQMGLKDEDLKTFVREEQARMRDDREKERSEREAEKDREFQLQLEKERSEREREERQHQLELEEKRELHAVSEHKRKMQEIEVDHQFQALASERSHRVALESTHVTENHQPVKGPKLPAFDESKDNIDAYIQRFERYARAQNWNVGNWGSHLSALLTGKALDVFARLPPASALNYEELKEALYKRFEMTEDGFRKKFRTSKPDGSETFSQFSSRIDNYLGRWIELSKIEKTFDGLKDLFLREQFILCCSKELSLFLKERIPATVQEMARYADQFAEARATTSSFVTQKPVGFDRKPQFNCQQQSRSQGTPGSQRGQCYVCGRYGHKAVECTSGTYTPNRQSSNIHKGKDESKQVRFCDDNRNSNHYNNRNRVPSPMRYSPSFRDRDRNYGNQWQGRNRQGSSVVEAQKQMSHVNDCKIIPETVMPIVKGCVGDKIVNVLRDTGCGGVVIRKNLVKPEQMTGQIQKCVLADGSVVDADVAEVEVDSPYYSGTVVAWCFENPSYDLILGNIEGVRRADDPDTSWILANGSTTAVQTRSQSKKQSQSYKPLRVPSALADVSPEEFLKEQQTDTTLDKFRTLAKKQPVKTYSDGGSTKIYERNNLLYREFSSLKVSNGKLFHQLIVPKKYRHFVMKLAHETLMAGHLGVKKTIDRVTSEFYWPGVQADIRRFISSCDICQRTTPKGKIPPVPLGRMPLISEPFHRVAADIVGPLEPRTTKGNKYILTIIDFATRYPEAVALSGIETERVAEALVDVFSRVGVPREILTDQGTQFTSDVMKEVSRLLSLKRITTTPYHPMCNGLVEKFNGTLKLMLKRMCAERPKDWDKYLNALLFAYREVPQESLGFSPFELLYGHSVRGPMKILKELWTKEIPDEDVKSTYQYVIDLREKLEETCKIAHEQLEKAQKKQRHYYNRKTKVRQMKVGDKVLILLPTKSNKLLMQWKGPYDIVEKLGDMDYKVNVDGKLKTLHANLLKKYVERDDECRGVLTACAVSVIDCDDEDTDENQESIVLPPAFQTETYNDIKISEQITQVQLETVKTLCESFSDVLTDLPGATNLVEHKIDVTTTEPVRVKQYPLPFHTEKTIKEEVEKMLQLKVIEPSSSPYCAPVVIARKKDGTNRFCVDFRKLNSITVFDSEPMPNPESIFAKMSGKKYVSKIDLSKGYWQVPMERQSKQLTAFTTPVGLFQFTTMPFGLVNAPATFSRLMRKLLQDMDDVDNFIDDIMVFTDTWEQHLDVLRELFARLRRAGLTARPSKCFIAYPELDCLGHVIGQQRLQPEVEKIESLKNSPIPQTKKQVRSFLGLAGFYRKFIPNFSAIAIPLSDLTKKGQPNKVKWSDSAQLAFDTLKQLLCARPILKLPDFTEKFILRTDASEDGIGAVLLQTENEEKLPVAYASRKLKNSEKSYAVIEKECLAVVWGIQKFHQYLYGQEFILETDHQPLTYLNKSKTENSRLMRWALQLQQYRFRIVAIKGSENVGADYLSRQ